A genomic stretch from Acetobacter ascendens includes:
- a CDS encoding type I restriction endonuclease subunit R produces MARFFTLVDRKAGKIVARYQQVFGIKRLLERIKSRRSDGGREGGVVWHTTGSGKSFTMVFLSRALILDEDLKQCRILVVTDRKDLERQLSTTFSIGGELADKKDKEEALATSGRRLAQQIGHGQERIIFSLINKFHTATTLPECHNDSADIIVLVDEGHRSQGGENHARMKHALPNAAFIAFTGTPLLKGSETTNRFGKIVHSYTMQQAVADGTVTPLLYEERKPDLDVNDRAIDAWFERITQGLTEEQITDLKKRFARANQVYKADDRIRLIAMDLATHFDNNIDKDLKGMLACDSKLSAIRYKQYLDEVGLFESAIVMSPPDTREGHTEVDERKQPEIQTWWKNNVGTQSEDDYTRGVIDRFEKDPDLKLIIVVDKLLTGFDEPKNAVLYIDKPLKQHNLLQAIARVNRLHDQKKHGLLIDYRGILAELDTTLARYDELAAENVGGYDPKDIAGLYSQMSTEYRELPALHKALWAIFDGVKNKSDPEQLRTVLMPRMVEEHGQMVDVNLKRRDDFYEALTKFAACLKVALQSVAFFADTSFTEPDRTTYKETLKQLTSLRQMVLQDTGETVDFDHYAEQVKKLLDRHVAGVKVHESGGLYAVGKMGQKPEDEKPENWTEEKTRNETDLIRTRITKVIDHEMQDDPYAKEAFSALLRKVIEEAESLFDHPLKQLMLFKEFEEQVTERKLDTIPAIFEGHRHAQAYYGVFLKTFAAIFNHKQTEEEQQSWIDLAFQIDSIVSKAVRENSLSRPDMEKTVTLALISLLFPVGQKIGFGLDKITEITTQVIQIMRAGPADTLRG; encoded by the coding sequence ATGGCGCGGTTCTTCACGCTGGTCGACCGCAAGGCGGGCAAGATCGTGGCCCGCTATCAGCAGGTCTTTGGCATCAAGCGTCTGTTGGAACGCATCAAGTCCCGCCGCAGCGATGGCGGACGTGAGGGCGGCGTGGTCTGGCACACCACGGGGTCGGGCAAGTCCTTCACCATGGTGTTCCTCAGCCGCGCCCTTATTCTGGATGAGGATCTCAAGCAATGCCGCATTCTGGTGGTGACAGACCGCAAGGATCTGGAACGCCAGTTGAGCACGACCTTCTCCATCGGCGGCGAACTGGCGGACAAGAAGGACAAGGAAGAGGCACTGGCCACATCAGGTCGCCGTCTGGCGCAGCAGATCGGGCATGGGCAGGAGCGGATCATCTTCTCGCTCATCAACAAGTTCCACACCGCCACCACTCTGCCCGAATGCCATAACGACAGTGCAGACATTATTGTGCTGGTGGATGAAGGCCACCGCAGCCAAGGCGGAGAAAACCATGCCCGCATGAAGCACGCTTTGCCCAATGCAGCCTTTATTGCCTTTACTGGCACACCACTGCTTAAAGGTAGCGAGACCACCAACCGTTTTGGTAAAATTGTTCACTCCTACACCATGCAGCAGGCGGTAGCAGACGGCACGGTAACACCCTTGCTGTATGAAGAACGTAAGCCTGACCTTGATGTCAATGACCGCGCTATTGATGCTTGGTTTGAACGCATTACGCAGGGGCTAACAGAAGAACAAATAACAGACCTTAAAAAACGCTTTGCCCGTGCTAACCAGGTTTACAAGGCCGATGACCGTATTCGACTTATTGCCATGGATTTAGCCACCCATTTTGATAATAACATTGATAAAGACCTCAAAGGCATGTTGGCGTGTGACAGCAAACTCTCCGCCATACGCTACAAGCAGTATCTGGATGAGGTCGGGCTTTTTGAAAGCGCCATTGTTATGAGCCCACCCGACACGCGAGAAGGCCATACAGAAGTTGACGAGCGCAAACAGCCCGAAATTCAAACATGGTGGAAAAACAATGTCGGCACCCAAAGCGAGGACGACTACACGCGCGGGGTTATTGACCGCTTTGAGAAAGACCCCGACCTCAAGCTGATTATTGTTGTTGATAAGCTGCTGACGGGTTTTGACGAACCCAAAAATGCCGTGCTCTATATCGACAAGCCTTTAAAGCAGCATAACCTGCTGCAAGCCATTGCCCGCGTAAACCGCCTGCACGACCAGAAAAAGCATGGCCTGCTTATTGATTATCGCGGCATTTTAGCAGAGCTGGACACCACACTGGCCCGCTATGACGAACTGGCCGCTGAAAATGTTGGTGGGTATGACCCCAAAGACATTGCCGGGCTGTATAGCCAAATGAGCACAGAATACCGGGAACTCCCTGCCCTACACAAAGCCCTCTGGGCCATATTTGACGGCGTAAAGAACAAAAGCGACCCCGAGCAGCTGCGTACCGTGCTGATGCCGCGTATGGTGGAAGAACACGGCCAGATGGTGGACGTAAACCTCAAACGCCGGGATGACTTCTATGAGGCACTCACAAAGTTTGCCGCCTGCCTAAAAGTTGCCCTGCAATCCGTGGCATTTTTTGCAGATACCAGCTTTACCGAACCAGACCGCACCACCTACAAAGAAACACTCAAACAACTTACCAGCCTGCGCCAGATGGTGCTGCAAGATACAGGTGAGACCGTAGACTTTGACCACTATGCCGAACAGGTTAAAAAACTGCTCGACCGGCATGTGGCAGGCGTAAAAGTGCATGAGTCTGGCGGCCTGTATGCTGTTGGCAAAATGGGCCAAAAACCTGAAGACGAAAAACCAGAAAACTGGACAGAAGAAAAAACCCGTAACGAGACAGACCTTATTCGCACCCGCATTACAAAGGTTATTGACCATGAGATGCAGGATGACCCCTATGCCAAAGAGGCCTTCTCCGCCCTGCTGCGCAAGGTTATTGAAGAAGCAGAAAGCCTGTTTGACCACCCTTTAAAGCAACTCATGCTGTTTAAGGAGTTTGAGGAACAGGTTACAGAACGCAAACTCGATACTATTCCGGCAATTTTTGAAGGCCACCGCCATGCACAGGCTTACTATGGGGTGTTCCTCAAAACCTTTGCAGCAATTTTTAACCATAAACAAACAGAAGAAGAGCAGCAAAGCTGGATTGATCTGGCCTTTCAAATTGACAGCATTGTCAGCAAAGCCGTGCGGGAAAACTCTCTGAGCCGTCCGGACATGGAAAAAACTGTTACACTGGCGCTCATCTCCCTTCTTTTTCCTGTTGGGCAAAAAATAGGATTTGGTCTGGATAAAATTACCGAAATTACCACACAGGTTATTCAGATTATGCGGGCAGGCCCTGCTGATACCTTACGCGGCTGA
- a CDS encoding M48 family metallopeptidase, producing MAERILTYGGDTIRVELLPRPRLGSTLRLKVYPDLSVQAFVPEGTSDTALEQALHQKTRWIWQKLRDFRAVQEQATPRAYVSGESHFYLGRRHLLKVHHQPNTPETVRMLRGRLDVCVQEPHPLRIQKLLELWYFKRAQQVFQARLQALLPSTLWVTQIPALKLQVMQTQWGNCSPGGTITLNPHPVKAPRDCIDYVLLHELCHLKERNHSPAFWALLERVMPDWERHKVRLDNMAELLLTR from the coding sequence ATGGCAGAGCGCATTTTAACCTATGGGGGAGACACTATCCGTGTGGAGTTGTTGCCACGCCCCCGCCTTGGCTCAACACTACGCCTTAAAGTCTACCCAGACCTGAGCGTGCAGGCTTTTGTACCTGAGGGAACCTCTGACACTGCTCTAGAGCAGGCGTTACACCAGAAAACCCGCTGGATATGGCAAAAACTGCGTGACTTCCGTGCTGTGCAGGAACAGGCCACACCACGCGCTTATGTGAGTGGCGAGAGCCATTTCTATCTCGGGCGACGGCATCTGCTTAAAGTGCACCATCAGCCTAACACCCCAGAAACCGTGCGTATGCTGCGTGGGCGGCTAGACGTTTGCGTGCAAGAGCCCCACCCCTTACGTATTCAAAAGCTATTAGAGCTTTGGTATTTTAAGCGGGCACAACAGGTGTTTCAGGCACGGCTGCAAGCCTTACTGCCCTCCACATTGTGGGTTACACAGATCCCGGCCCTAAAACTTCAGGTTATGCAAACCCAATGGGGTAATTGTTCACCAGGCGGCACCATTACACTCAACCCCCATCCGGTCAAAGCGCCAAGAGACTGCATTGACTATGTGCTTTTGCATGAACTGTGCCACCTCAAAGAACGCAACCATAGCCCTGCCTTCTGGGCACTCCTTGAACGCGTTATGCCCGACTGGGAGCGACATAAGGTACGGCTAGACAATATGGCAGAACTGCTCCTCACACGCTGA
- a CDS encoding IS110 family RNA-guided transposase, which produces MEQIIRIGMDTSKSVFQLHGVNAKEQPVLRRKLSRREMVKFFEKLPPIEIAIEACGASHYWGRVLSCLGHTVKLIAPQLVKPYVKRGKNDAADAEALCEAMSRPTMRFVPLKSEEEQAALMLIGMRARLIRNRTQLANTIRGYAAEFGITAPKGMCRIEALLDRIAADESLPTLTRELFALHAKEYAELQGEIEQLEGKVMAWHRANECSQRLAKIPGVGPIGAALLMMKTPDPHLFKSGRAFAAWIGLTPRDHSTGGKTRLGRITRAGDEVLRSTLVVGATAVVSHARRTNGKNASSWLRELLERKKPKLAAVALANKIARIAWKLMVSGEHYKRLLQQPGAAAV; this is translated from the coding sequence ATGGAACAAATTATCCGTATTGGCATGGACACGTCAAAAAGTGTTTTCCAATTGCACGGTGTAAACGCGAAGGAGCAGCCTGTTTTGCGCAGGAAGCTATCCCGCCGGGAGATGGTAAAGTTTTTTGAGAAACTGCCCCCGATTGAAATCGCGATTGAGGCCTGTGGCGCCTCCCATTACTGGGGGCGGGTGCTCTCGTGTCTGGGACACACAGTGAAGCTGATCGCGCCGCAGCTCGTGAAGCCTTATGTCAAGCGCGGGAAAAACGATGCCGCCGACGCGGAAGCCCTCTGTGAAGCGATGAGTCGGCCTACAATGCGGTTCGTCCCGCTCAAGAGCGAGGAAGAGCAGGCAGCGTTGATGCTGATTGGAATGCGGGCACGACTTATCCGGAACCGCACACAGCTCGCCAATACGATCCGGGGATATGCTGCCGAGTTTGGGATCACGGCGCCCAAAGGCATGTGCCGGATTGAGGCACTCCTTGATCGGATCGCTGCGGACGAAAGCCTGCCCACATTGACGCGCGAGTTGTTTGCCCTTCACGCAAAGGAATATGCTGAATTGCAAGGTGAAATCGAACAGCTTGAGGGCAAGGTGATGGCATGGCACCGCGCCAACGAATGCAGTCAGCGTCTTGCGAAAATTCCGGGCGTTGGCCCGATCGGCGCAGCGCTGCTGATGATGAAAACGCCTGATCCGCATCTGTTCAAATCGGGTCGAGCCTTTGCGGCCTGGATCGGATTGACGCCCAGGGATCACTCAACCGGTGGAAAAACAAGGCTTGGCAGAATCACACGCGCTGGCGATGAGGTCTTGCGAAGCACGCTGGTGGTTGGCGCGACCGCAGTCGTGTCGCATGCCCGGCGGACCAATGGGAAGAATGCCTCATCTTGGTTACGTGAATTGCTGGAGCGCAAAAAACCGAAACTCGCAGCGGTGGCCCTTGCCAATAAGATTGCGCGGATTGCCTGGAAACTGATGGTCAGCGGCGAACACTATAAGCGCCTTCTGCAGCAACCCGGCGCAGCTGCTGTTTGA
- a CDS encoding IS110 family RNA-guided transposase — MKDTVIGVDLAKNIFQVHGASRAGEVMFRKKLRRQQFMQFMATQPPALVVLEACGSAHYWARELAGAGHEVRLIAPQYVKPFVKRQKNDAADAEAIVIAARQPEMRFVEPRTEAQQARGVLFRARQRLVHQRTELVNALRAVLYEFGLVVPQGIAHIRHIEAMLDEAVLPEAVKQECLDPLRQISEQSVRIDVRTKKIRMLAQESENTCRLQSMPGVGPLTALAIEAFAPDLQSFRRGRDFAAWLGLVPRQFSSGGKERLGKISKAGQADIRRLLIMGAMTQVNWASRKAPAPGSWLARMLARKPRMLVAIALANRMARAIWAMATKQEDYRDPALSVAA; from the coding sequence ATGAAGGATACAGTGATAGGCGTTGATCTGGCAAAGAACATTTTCCAGGTTCATGGAGCTTCGCGTGCGGGCGAGGTGATGTTTCGCAAAAAGCTGCGTCGTCAGCAGTTTATGCAGTTCATGGCCACGCAGCCGCCTGCTCTGGTCGTTCTTGAAGCGTGCGGGAGCGCGCATTACTGGGCTCGCGAACTGGCAGGAGCTGGTCACGAGGTCAGACTGATCGCTCCGCAGTATGTGAAGCCTTTCGTGAAGCGCCAGAAGAACGATGCTGCTGATGCGGAAGCGATTGTCATTGCGGCCCGTCAGCCGGAAATGCGCTTTGTCGAACCACGCACTGAAGCGCAGCAGGCGCGTGGCGTTCTTTTCCGGGCCCGGCAGCGTCTGGTGCACCAGCGCACGGAACTGGTGAATGCCCTGCGTGCCGTTCTGTATGAATTCGGTCTCGTCGTGCCACAGGGGATTGCGCATATCAGACACATTGAAGCCATGCTGGATGAGGCGGTTCTGCCAGAGGCTGTGAAGCAGGAATGCCTTGATCCGCTGCGACAGATTTCGGAGCAGAGTGTGCGGATTGATGTCAGAACAAAGAAGATCAGGATGCTTGCCCAGGAAAGTGAAAACACCTGCAGATTGCAGAGCATGCCTGGAGTGGGTCCTCTGACCGCTCTTGCGATTGAAGCTTTTGCGCCTGACCTGCAGAGCTTCCGGCGCGGGCGCGACTTTGCTGCGTGGCTGGGGCTGGTGCCCCGTCAGTTCTCATCTGGCGGAAAGGAAAGGCTGGGGAAGATATCAAAAGCCGGGCAGGCTGATATCCGCAGGCTTCTCATCATGGGCGCCATGACCCAGGTGAACTGGGCCAGCCGTAAGGCCCCTGCACCGGGAAGCTGGCTGGCACGGATGCTGGCCCGCAAGCCCCGTATGCTGGTAGCCATTGCGCTGGCCAACAGGATGGCACGAGCCATCTGGGCCATGGCAACAAAACAGGAGGATTATCGGGATCCGGCCCTGTCCGTGGCAGCCTGA
- a CDS encoding IS1380-like element IS1380A family transposase, which translates to MQTECSAGAYEFPASCGRRVVARFDGGRMSSDGGVILVKQADDILGLSRRFAACFRDKRHPAFVEYRVEDLVRQRIMGLALGYEDLNDHDALRHDPVMGLVSGRLSGSRANCAALAGKSTLNRLERSGHKADRYCRIIADHEALATLFVTLFLDQHEHAPARIVLDVDATDDRIHGHQEGRAFHGYYGHNCYLPLYVFCGDHLLSATLRTADRDPGKEALADIRRIVEQIRSRWPRVRILVRGDSGFARDSLMTWCEDNHVDFLFGLAGNTRLYDRIASLSAEVRDEAATTGRAARGFASFDWITKDSWTHRRRVVAKAEWRHGNRYHRFIVTTLPQGMSDPRHLYEQIYCARGDMENRIKECQMDLFSDRTSSHTIRANQLRLWFSAAAYVLLTALQKMALGQTSLETATCGTIRARLLKIATRVTLSVRRIVLSMPDMFPCQHEFALAHARLRRLRQAI; encoded by the coding sequence ATGCAGACAGAGTGTAGCGCAGGCGCGTATGAGTTTCCAGCCTCCTGTGGACGGCGTGTTGTGGCCCGTTTTGACGGGGGTCGCATGAGTTCGGATGGGGGCGTCATTCTGGTGAAGCAGGCTGATGACATTCTGGGGCTCAGCCGCCGCTTTGCTGCCTGTTTTCGCGATAAGCGGCATCCTGCCTTTGTGGAATACCGGGTTGAAGACCTTGTCCGTCAGCGGATCATGGGCCTGGCACTGGGCTATGAAGACCTTAATGACCATGACGCTTTACGTCATGATCCTGTCATGGGTCTGGTATCGGGACGTCTGTCAGGAAGCCGGGCCAACTGTGCGGCACTGGCAGGAAAATCCACGCTGAACCGGCTAGAGCGCAGTGGGCACAAGGCAGATCGTTACTGTCGGATCATTGCTGATCATGAGGCCCTGGCTACCCTGTTCGTCACGCTCTTCCTTGACCAGCATGAGCACGCACCCGCCCGGATCGTTCTGGATGTGGATGCCACCGATGATCGTATCCATGGCCATCAGGAAGGCCGGGCCTTTCATGGATATTACGGCCATAACTGCTATCTTCCCCTGTATGTCTTCTGCGGGGACCATCTCCTCAGCGCTACCCTGCGCACGGCAGACAGGGACCCGGGGAAGGAAGCACTGGCAGACATCCGCCGGATCGTGGAGCAGATCAGGAGCCGCTGGCCCCGGGTGCGTATCCTGGTGCGTGGGGACAGCGGTTTCGCCCGGGACAGTCTGATGACATGGTGCGAAGACAACCACGTTGACTTCCTGTTTGGGCTTGCAGGCAACACCCGCCTGTATGACCGGATTGCCTCTTTGTCCGCTGAGGTTCGTGACGAAGCCGCCACGACAGGCAGAGCGGCGCGCGGTTTCGCCTCCTTTGACTGGATCACAAAGGACAGCTGGACGCACCGCAGGCGGGTCGTGGCCAAGGCCGAATGGCGCCACGGCAACCGCTATCATCGCTTTATTGTCACCACGCTACCGCAGGGAATGTCCGACCCCCGCCATCTCTACGAACAGATTTACTGCGCACGCGGGGATATGGAAAACCGCATCAAGGAATGCCAGATGGATCTGTTCTCAGACAGGACCTCGTCCCACACCATCCGGGCCAACCAGCTCCGGCTGTGGTTCTCGGCCGCAGCCTATGTCCTGCTCACCGCTCTGCAAAAGATGGCCCTTGGCCAGACCAGCCTGGAGACGGCGACCTGTGGCACCATACGCGCACGACTGCTCAAAATCGCGACACGTGTAACGCTCAGCGTCCGTCGGATTGTCCTGTCCATGCCGGACATGTTCCCCTGTCAGCATGAATTCGCCCTCGCTCATGCACGATTGCGAAGGCTCCGGCAGGCCATCTGA
- a CDS encoding IS5-like element IS12528 family transposase, translating to MWTPAQRGRMAGITRKTKRYPSDLTDEEWERIAPLMPPANRRGRKRTTDFREIINALRYLVRSGCGWEMLPVHFGPWQTVYWWFRRLMRRFLFQTIHDVCLMLDREAAGRETSPSGGVIDSQSIKAPHAKTRGYDAGKKIVGRKRHIAVDTDGRLLLVQLTTADISDSAGGQMILDAIRKRWPWVKHLFADGAYDRLQLMDKATFLDFTVEIIRRSETAKGFEILPRRWVVERTFGWMIRWRRLVKDYEQRIDVAEAMIHIAMGSLMLRRNAHP from the coding sequence ATGTGGACGCCAGCACAACGAGGCCGCATGGCCGGAATTACACGCAAGACGAAACGCTATCCGTCTGATCTGACAGATGAGGAATGGGAGCGCATAGCGCCTCTGATGCCCCCTGCGAACCGGCGTGGTCGGAAACGGACAACCGATTTCCGTGAGATCATCAATGCTCTGCGCTATCTCGTGCGCTCAGGCTGCGGTTGGGAGATGCTTCCGGTTCATTTTGGCCCATGGCAAACGGTTTACTGGTGGTTCCGCAGGCTGATGCGCCGTTTCCTGTTCCAGACCATTCATGATGTCTGTCTGATGCTCGATCGTGAAGCGGCAGGACGCGAAACCAGTCCATCGGGTGGTGTCATTGATAGCCAGAGTATCAAGGCACCCCACGCAAAGACACGTGGTTATGACGCAGGCAAGAAGATCGTCGGTCGGAAACGTCACATCGCAGTTGATACGGATGGCCGCCTTCTCCTGGTCCAGCTGACAACAGCCGATATTTCGGACAGTGCAGGAGGACAGATGATCCTTGATGCCATTCGCAAACGCTGGCCTTGGGTGAAGCACCTGTTTGCCGATGGAGCCTATGACCGCCTCCAGTTGATGGATAAGGCCACTTTTCTCGACTTCACAGTCGAGATCATCCGGCGGTCAGAGACAGCAAAAGGGTTTGAAATCCTGCCGCGTCGGTGGGTTGTGGAACGGACCTTCGGTTGGATGATCCGCTGGCGTCGCCTTGTGAAGGACTACGAACAGCGGATCGACGTCGCAGAGGCCATGATCCACATCGCCATGGGAAGCCTCATGCTACGCCGAAACGCTCATCCGTGA
- the dksA gene encoding RNA polymerase-binding protein DksA, translated as MITLPPDYRPSEDEEFMNPLQTEYFRQKLLKWRAYLLKEAGDTLASLSEGGIHEADITDRASVETDRALELRTRDRARKLIGKINLALQRVENGTYGYCEETGEPIGLKRLEARPIATLSIEAQEQHERMEKTHRDD; from the coding sequence ATGATTACCTTACCGCCAGATTATCGCCCCTCTGAAGATGAAGAGTTCATGAATCCCCTTCAGACGGAGTACTTCCGGCAGAAATTGCTTAAATGGCGCGCCTACCTTCTCAAAGAAGCAGGAGATACGCTTGCCAGCCTTTCCGAAGGCGGCATCCATGAAGCTGACATTACTGACCGTGCCAGCGTGGAAACTGACCGCGCACTGGAACTGCGTACGCGAGACCGCGCCCGCAAGCTGATTGGCAAAATCAACCTTGCTTTGCAGCGGGTTGAAAACGGCACATATGGTTACTGTGAAGAAACGGGTGAGCCTATTGGCCTGAAACGGCTGGAAGCACGCCCAATTGCCACGCTTTCCATTGAAGCGCAGGAACAGCACGAGCGCATGGAAAAAACCCACCGGGACGATTAA
- a CDS encoding glycosyltransferase family 4 protein, translated as MLYPKKIAYVINSLEGGGTGAMVPSITGFFRARGCDVGVFVLTPRDRRAEPALQAAGLDIHIREGGESDHLQAYLWLRRKLVAWQPTQIWTSLTRSTLIGQQVGRGLRVPVISWQHNAFLKPGNIRLLRAAKSLSKLWVCDSECVADITRERLKLPANKVMSWPVFQASPDIKPAKPWKPGEVIRAGSLGRLHMAKGYDILCTAFQRLQAYTSLPAFEVTIAGEGQERAHLERVAKELKLTNIRFSGFASSSQNFLHNQHLYLQPSRREGFCIAMHEAMQAGLPVIGSDVGEMDRSIVENVTGWKVQPEDPIMLADTLAAVLAQPERLSDVGQNARQFVLEKFSKEKFCENGDAIFRHLARQI; from the coding sequence GTGCTGTACCCTAAAAAAATTGCATATGTTATTAACTCGTTAGAAGGTGGTGGCACGGGCGCAATGGTGCCTTCCATTACCGGCTTCTTTCGGGCGCGTGGGTGTGATGTTGGCGTATTTGTGCTGACCCCGCGGGATAGACGGGCAGAACCTGCGCTTCAAGCAGCAGGGTTGGACATACATATCAGAGAAGGTGGAGAAAGCGATCACCTTCAGGCCTACTTATGGCTGCGCCGTAAATTGGTAGCGTGGCAGCCCACTCAGATTTGGACGTCCTTAACCCGTTCTACTCTGATCGGGCAGCAGGTTGGGCGCGGTTTAAGGGTTCCGGTTATCAGTTGGCAGCACAACGCGTTTTTGAAGCCGGGGAATATTCGTCTTTTACGGGCAGCCAAATCTCTTTCAAAATTGTGGGTGTGTGATTCGGAATGCGTGGCAGATATTACGCGCGAACGGCTTAAACTCCCTGCAAATAAAGTCATGTCTTGGCCGGTTTTTCAGGCTTCGCCGGATATTAAGCCTGCAAAGCCTTGGAAGCCGGGAGAGGTGATTCGCGCAGGCTCTCTTGGGCGGCTGCATATGGCCAAGGGATACGATATTCTATGCACAGCTTTTCAACGCCTTCAGGCCTATACATCCTTGCCAGCGTTTGAAGTGACGATAGCAGGAGAGGGACAAGAACGTGCCCATCTTGAACGGGTGGCAAAAGAATTAAAGCTGACGAATATTCGTTTTTCAGGCTTTGCGTCTTCATCCCAGAATTTTTTGCATAACCAGCATCTTTATCTTCAGCCATCGCGGCGGGAAGGATTCTGCATTGCTATGCATGAGGCTATGCAGGCAGGCTTACCCGTAATTGGCAGTGATGTGGGGGAAATGGATCGGTCTATTGTAGAAAACGTAACTGGGTGGAAGGTGCAACCAGAAGACCCAATTATGCTGGCCGATACATTGGCAGCAGTTCTTGCGCAGCCAGAGAGGCTTTCTGACGTTGGTCAGAATGCCAGACAATTTGTGTTGGAAAAATTCAGCAAGGAAAAATTTTGTGAAAATGGTGATGCCATCTTCCGGCATCTGGCAAGGCAGATTTAA